One genomic window of Euleptes europaea isolate rEulEur1 chromosome 8, rEulEur1.hap1, whole genome shotgun sequence includes the following:
- the DIPK1C gene encoding divergent protein kinase domain 1C, protein MRGAPALRRLARRRCPAAVLLAVGALGWAAGGVFVFLAARGGVWPGRCTDEQSRRMLARLCLDYRQGALTGDLCEDLCVAQKLIYKRCLYYDQGKKVIQADWRGRPVILKSKKEIFSSYQRLGFLEEMELEGIPESDLLLMVALEIKNALGLELPSNTTGPLWTRGRGPQWKAQLASMWSLLQQEEYIYFSVLQDFSKHVLRVIGSCGHFYAVEYLTAGHAWHSTLFSVEDAVGVSFSGIESKAKAVTEIAISFLDMVNHFDNDFSHRLHLCDIKPENFAIRNDLTVVAIDVDMAFFEPKMRDILEQNCTGDEDCNFFDCFSKCDLRSGKCGAVRANNNLQVICDKIFRPWFSLNLRGSTVSFPLQLQLQKAVHDCAEPGYDDVAPLHRTSLASLSKLYQLLRASQIELQKSGSYSRPVH, encoded by the exons ATGCGGGGGGCGCCCGCCCTGCGGCGCCTGGCGCGGAGGCGCTGCCCGGCCGCCGTGCTCCTGGCCGTGGGGGCGCTGGGCTGGGCTGCAGGGGGCGTCTTCGTCTTCTTGGCGGCGCGCGGCGGCGTCTGGCCGGGGCGCTGCACCGACGAGCAGAGCCGTCGGATGCTGGCCCGCCTG TGCCTGGACTACAGGCAAGGAGCTTTGACAGGCGACCTCTGCGAAGACTTGTGCGTGGCCCAGAAATTGATATACAAGCGCTGCCTTTATTACGACCAAGGTAAAAAAGTCATCCAGGCTGACTGGAGAGGCCGCCCAGTGATCCTGAAATCCAAAAAGGAAATCTTCTCCAGCTATCAGCGCCTTggtttcctggaggaaatggagttGGAGGGTATTCCAGAGTCAGACCTGCTTCTTATGGTGGCTTTGGAGATAAAGAATGCTCTCGGCTTGGAACTGCCTAGTAATACTACGGGACCCTTGTGGACTAGGGGGAGAGGCCCTCAATGGAAAGCACAGTTGGCCAGTATGTGGTCTTTGCTCCAACAAGaagaatatatttatttcagtgtCTTGCAAGACTTCAGTAAGCATGTCCTGAGGGTCATTGGCTCTTGCGGTCACTTCTACGCTGTGGAGTATCTGACGGCTGGGCACGCTTGGCACAGCACGCTGTTTTCTGTGGAAGATGCTGTCGGTGTCTCCTTTTCTGGGATTGAAAGCAAAGCTAAGGCCGTCACCGAAATTGCAATCAGCTTCCTGGATATGGTAAATCATTTTGACAATGACTTTTCTCATCGGCTTCACCTCTGTGATATCAAACCAGAAAATTTTGCTATCCGGAACGACCTGACG GTGGTTGCTATAGACGTAGATATGGCTTTTTTTGAGCCCAAGATGAGAGACATCCTTGAGCAAAACTGCACGGGAGACGAAGACTGTAATTTTTTTGATTGCTTTTCAAAGTGTGACCTGAGAAGCGGAAAATGTGGAGCGGTGAGAGCCAATAATAACCTTCAA GTCATCTGTGACAAAATATTTCGCCCCTGGTTCTCTCTGAACCTCAGAGGATCTACAGTCTCCTTTCCCCTGCAGCTTCAGTTGCAGAAGGCGGTGCATGATTGTGCAGAACCAGGTTACGATGATGTCGCCCCTCTTCATAGGACTTCTCTGGCTTCTCTTTCCAAGTTATACCAGTTGCTTAGAGCCAGTCAAATAGAACTTCAGAAATCTGGAAGCTACTCTCGTCCTGTTCACTAA